The following proteins are co-located in the Nitrospira sp. genome:
- a CDS encoding DUF503 domain-containing protein, which produces MVVGVCTVELFIHESQSLKEKRQVLHSLKDRLRGKFNISLAEVDGQDLWQKAVLGMACVANDGTHVEQVLEQVLNVMKSMPAIEVVRVHRELL; this is translated from the coding sequence AGTCTGTACGGTCGAACTGTTCATTCATGAGAGTCAATCGCTCAAAGAGAAGCGGCAGGTTCTGCATAGTCTGAAAGACCGCTTGCGGGGAAAGTTCAATATTTCTCTGGCCGAGGTTGATGGCCAGGATCTCTGGCAAAAAGCCGTGCTCGGCATGGCCTGTGTGGCCAACGACGGGACGCATGTGGAGCAGGTGTTGGAGCAGGTGTTGAACGTGATGAAGAGCATGCCGGCCATCGAAGTGGTGCGTGTGCACCGGGAGCTGCTGTAG